The Littorina saxatilis isolate snail1 linkage group LG1, US_GU_Lsax_2.0, whole genome shotgun sequence nucleotide sequence tAAGCAGGGGCGTGCCGATAGCCCTTCCTGCCCCAGACTTGGACCTGTTCACGGACGCGTccttggtggggtggggggctcacacaGACCGGCTGactgcgtcaggtctgtggtcggcagatcagaggatgcagcacatcaacttgctggagctagaagccgtggctctagctctggacaagttccggccctcccttcaggccaagcatgttcgtctgtttacagacaacacgacagtggcagcttacatcaacaagcagggagggtcgcGGTCTCCGTCGCTTTCGGCCAgggcctgcgaggtcctgattTGGTGTTCAGAGCATCAAATCAGGCTTTCGGCCAGGTACCTGCCCGGAAGcttgaacactctggcggacgcgctcagccgctccgacagagtgcttcaaacagagtggaccatcactcacggagcgctggatcgtctctggtctcttgtgcagaaacctcaggtggacctttttgccaccaggttctcgaagagactaccagtgttcgtCTCACCATTCCCGGATCCCGAGGCGTGGGAGACGAACGCGATGGACATTTCCTGGTCAGGCCTGGAGGCTTACGCGTTCCCGCCATTCCAGTTGCTCACGCGAgttctcaggaaggcggagcaGGAGGGCCCGTCCCTCCTGCTGATCGCTCCTCTTTGGCCGTCTCAGCCGTGGTTCCCGGACCTGCTGAGACTCGCCCAGGGCCCTCCTATTCCTCTCGCTCTCACGCGAGGAGAACTGGTACAGCCTCACACCGGCAGCCTCCACGCAGAGCCTCAGATGCTGAATCTTCACGCGTGGAGGTTGTGCGGTCTTCTCTGAGGCGCAAAGGGGCATCAGATCTGACCATGGACCTGGTAGGACGCTCGCACAGAGCATCTACCTCGTCCGTATATGAGTCACATTGGAGGGCCTGGGTTTCCTGGTGTCACGAGCATCAGCTGGATGCTACGGCGCCCCGCACGATGCACGTGGCGAACCATCTTGCTTTCATGTCCTCGCAGGGAGCTTCAGCTGCCTCGTTGAAAGTAAGAAGATCGGCCATCTCGGCGACCCTACGCCAGTTAGGTCGCTCTATAGATGTTAGTGGCGTGATTGCTGGAGTCATCAAGGGCGCTTCCCTTTCTGACGTCAAGACTCGTACGCCCGTTCCTAAGTGGGATCTCTTATTGGTCATGGAGTTTCTGCGCTCAGCGGATTTTGAACCTCTCAGAGATGCCAGTTTTGCGAATCTTACACGTAAGTCCCTTTTCCTTTTGCTGCTCGCATCGGCACGAAGGGGCAGTGAGATCCACGCTCTTTCCGGTAATTCGgacgacatttcctttgaatCAGATGGGTCCGTTACTTTGCGGTTTCGACCTGAGTTTCTTGCGAAAAACCAGGCTCCCGAGCGAGCTTCTCCTTTGGTCCATGTCAGGCCGTTGTCCACTATTCTGGCTCCGAATGACCCAGACTTAGTAAATTGCCTTGTTAGAGCTCTTCACATCTACCTTGCCCGTTCTCAGTCACTTAGATCCGCAGCTCAAAAGCTCTTGTTTATTTCTCTCAATACGGAGAGACATAAGGATATAACTAAGACGActctggcccggtgggtgtcggcGCTCATTAAGCATGCTTACGAGTGGAGCCGCCATAACGAAGGAGGGACACAGCCTGTCCTTCCTCTGGAATCAGCTCGGGCTCACGAGACGCGAGCTTGGGCGTCTTCCTTGGCCGTGTTACGATCAAGAAGACTGGAGGAGGTGCTACACACCGCATACTGGCGTTCCGAGGATGTCTTCATGAATTTTTACCTGCGTGACATCTCGGCTCTTCGCCAGGATGGATCTAGAGCTTTGCCTGCCATGGTGGCAGGTGGTCAGCTCTTGACAAGGATttgagagtgagtttgaactttttctttcccaccgccttgttgtagtaatctgctacatgtgattcggagtaggaatatgtaatttaatcgaaaattttattgtaaattttcatttaataaatatacctacccgaatcacatatcgtagtccctcccacctaccccgcttATGATTTGGAGATGTTATTCTTCGagtcgaatgataggggtcacgtggtcagtagcagtagtgacgcgGTACGcatgaggggaggtaactccctgggtgcgtcgtcattaccatggctacgtttacacttttttagttggggttgctccccttagacgggtagccttttcagacctagcactttagactgagtaaactgctacatgtgattcgggtaggtatatttattaaatgaaaatttacaataaaattttcgattgtaaagcagtatgcattgttagaggatcttctAGTAGCAGTGttcaaatgtcgaagctgcttttcccagttttacctaagagaccgactgtatattgtgttattgcatttgtcagacttgattgtaccaagtccctacacatgttgtaatgcgcttagagccaaatatttttgttttttgtaagggataggcgcaatataaatacactttattattattattattattattattatattctGTTGCAATTGCCGCTTcaaaaatgataaaataaaattagATGAACAGTTGCCAAGCACTGAAAACTTGTGCTGTGAAAGCTACAAattatgttttttttgttttttatcatACCTTGAAATTGATGTAGGTGATGTTAAATATTCTGTGATTTttgtacagttgaacctgtctataacgaacACCCAGAGGACCAACGAAAAGATTTTGTTATAAGATGGTCACTGTGAAAAGGTGAATTGTCTTGAAAAAAAAGTCATCTGGGATCCTGAGTGGTCGCAGTGGACAAGTGGGCGTTTTCGAAAGGTGGTCGCAAGgctaggttccactgtatatgctTTTTACATCTTTAGTGGACGCATTTTCCTGTTTAtcttgtaagttcatttgaggGCAACTGCATACTTCCTAAAATTATAcagataagggggggggggggggggggagggattcTTAAATTGGAGCGTCATAAAAGGGCAGTTGAACTGTAtgaagcggaaggtcgtgggttcgaatcctggccgcgcgtggtgggttaaggtggagatttttctgatctcccaggtcaacttatgtgcagacctgctagtgccttatcccccttcgtgtgtacacgcaagcacaagaccaagtgcacacggagaataacctgtaatccatgtcagagttcggtgggttatagaaacacgaaaatacccagcatgcttccttcgaaagtggcgtatggctgcctaaatggcggggtaaaaacggtcatacacgtaaaaatacactcgtgcaaaaacacaagcgtacgtgggagtttcagcccacgaacgcagaagaagaagaagtgtatgAAAAGAACACTCAGTGTTGTTGTGATGCTGGTTTCAGATCATGGACAAAGAACCACCCTGACTGGGAGTACTGGCTGTGGACGGACAAGAGCGCCCGACATCTCATTTCCGATAGGCACCCCTCCTTCTTGCAGACCTACGACAACTACCCGCACAACATTCAGCGAGCCGATGCACTGCGCTACATCGTGCTGTATGAATTTGGTGGCGTTTATGCTGACTTGGACATGGAAAGTCTCCGCCCTCTCGATCGTCTAGCATGGAAGTACTCTTGCTTCCTTGGTCAAGAACCCTACGCTCATCCTATCTtagacaccaacacacacacgcttgtcATCAATGCTATCATGGCGTGTCAGCCAGGTCATCCGTTCATGAAAATGGTGGTCGATTCTTTGCCAGACTTTGCTCACATGTGGTCGTTATTTGACGCTACGGGACCACATTTTTTGTCATACGTGTACAAGAAATATATGCGAGAAAATCAGCAGCTGTCTCCTACGCACGAAGACTGGGTCTACTTGACTCCAGCGGAGTATTTCTATCCCAACCGAGACCCAGACAAGTTCAGCTATTTTTATAGGCAGTGCAAAAACTACGAACAACTTAATCCTTTGCAGCGCGCAGCCTGCCATAACCTCAAAAAGACGCCTCTTGAAGAGAAACGGATGGCGCTAGCTTTTACAAACCATCACTGGGTACATACTTATCTTTTCTCTGTGAAGGTGTCTTTGAGACAACCTGTCCCAATGCGTGAAATTGTTCCTGAAATGAAGTTGTATCCAGAGGATGCACCTGTTAAATGAGATTGGCAGCGTGTGAATGATTATCAAGTGGTTGAAATGACTATTTATATTTATTGGCTTGATTGTAATGTTTGTTCTTTGCTTGGTATGTTAAAGTGAATATGTGCaataatttttgtttgtattcaCGACTTGCAGCAAGGTTTGGGACTTAGTGCATGGTGGCCGCCATTATTAGTCTAGACTTTCCCCTTTAATTGTTTGGGGACAACAAACTCCCGATGTTTTttgaaaagaaataagaaaaccGTGTCAAATGTACCGTTGCGTAATGTTTTTAAACAAGGGGATGTAATCGCTTCACGTTTTTTCCACAGCTGAAAGTGATTGTGaatctctcgctgtctctgcgCTGAAAAAAAATCGGAAAGGGTAAAATACGTTTCCCACATGGTGTAGTATGTGAGAATTTTGTGAGAGAACGTTTTACTGAGGATTTACTTTTGCAAAGTGAGTAGCTGTCGCAAGGTTACAGTGAACAGGGCTTGTGTGCACTGATCACTCACACATCAGCCATGCGAAGCAATCCATGTTGTAGTAAAGTTTCCACGTGTCTTGTACACGTGTTGTTAACCGGAAGTGCATTTTCCCCCAACATTAATCCTTCACCTTGGGTCTGTTAATTATGCTGGGTCACGGGGTCCTGCAAGTCATGAATTATTCTTGttgcattgtttttttaatttaaaaaaaagctgacaaaatatttttatttttctggGTGTGAATGCTTTGATCTCTGTCCGTCCGATGCAtctcctttcctgtctgtctgttttatcTATTTGCCTATCTGTATGTCTTTATTAGAAGTCATGATACACGCAATGTACAAGGTACAAAGTAAAACGAACAGAGCACGATTTAGTCACCATGCAAACAAGCGTACAGAATCAATAGGCATATGTTCACGTACCCACAGACCTACAACTAATTAATCTGATCTTGAACAAATGCAGCTGGGCTCTGGTTTTATAACATTTAATTGATTCTtggtacatgtattgtttttcaAGACGTGCCTATTATCTTGCGTTTAGACATTCTACCAGAGCCATGCAGTGCTATCCCCTGCgagttttaaacaaaacaaaaagaaacatttTTGGTTAAAGGAGTAATTAGCAGTTTGATGTAGGTAGCTAAATTCACATTTTCATTGATACTAGTCTATTTGACACAGCGAAGTATGGGTGTTGTGACTGATGCATTTGCTATTTTGAGCTCAGCTGCTATTGTGTTTTTTGGATCCGTGGCTATGCACATCTGCATGACTGCGCGTACATGCGTACCGTCTCtggtggggaggagggggggggggggggggcggttaaCCTGGAAAGTCCTAATGAAGGAAGACCAAAGAAGGCCTTTTGTTTCGGTGAACAAGAAAACCATTTTTAGTGTTTAGTGATTTTAAATAACAGTGTCCATGGCCTTAGAAACAAGaccaaaataaataattaatcaTTGGTGACGCTCTTTGTGTTTTATATCTATTGAACTGAAATAATTAGAGAAGCAAATGAGATCAGATGTGAAAGAAACGGAAAGAGGAAACAAAAGTCTTGGTGTTACAAAGTTCAACAATTACTGCCTTTGTACCATGACTTGGTCAATGAAGCAGGATCGTAGATACAAAGTCCTTCATGCATGTCCGtagtgcatgcacacacacacacacacacacacactctctctctctctttctctctctcacacaaatacacacacacgcgcgcgttcgcacacactcatacacgtACACTAGtaagcacacacagacatgcctCAACTGAATTGAAGTACCATGGATTGGTTAATATAGAGAACCACTGAGGCCAAGACCTTTGTGTgtacactcacgcacacactcacacacacacacacacacagatctacccccccccctcccgccctaAGGTTACATAAGGAAGAAAACTTCTCCAACAGGGCTTCTTCAGTGCTATATCTTTAGGCTATAATTAACATACCTGTCCGTTTTCACAGTGTTATTTGTGCATTTAACTACCACGATTTTGAGTATCCTCAGTGAGAGAAATGCTGTATCAATAATTATCTTTCGAATGAAAATGTTAACACAGAAATGCTACAACTTCTGATAAACCTGTCTTTCTTGCAGCATGAACTGTGCCGGTACAAAACTATCGAGATTGTCAGTTAATTAGCACAAACATAACTCACACCAATTTAAAACACCAACACATGTCTTCAAAATTGCCTTTATTCGAACAGCTGGCAAGGCTAAATTTGACAGCTTGCTTGACCATTTGGTGGTACAATCAGTTGAAGGTTTGTAAATTACTGTATTGACAAACCAGACGTATATTTGTCAAACAAGAAACAGTCTTGACATTTTTATGTAAAATGATTTACGACTGAAGAGGGCCCCAaaaggggggtatcatcacgatcacgggaagggaaattttagctttcacgatcacagttaccttaaTTTTTGTCCATGATCACCGCAGTCAATgatgaaaacaaatgacgatcacgatcacgagacttgatttttttgtcatcacgggcaaagtcccatcacgatcacagaaatggaaatttcggcaatcacggtcacagaaaggtcaaaaacgcctatcacgatcacgattttaaaccctttggggccctcactgaataaaaaaaaaacacaccaagaaatgttagtttttggaacgtttaactgtagtcaaaacaaaaaaatacgaTTTTCCGTAAATGTCAAAGCCCCAGCTGAAGATTGTGCGTGTTTTTGTTAGTCCGAATCGGCACTGAAAAGTAGGTATAAAATACAGCTTTGTCTGATTTTATTTTAAActtccaagctaaaatgcaatcccatagttcaGACTGAGTCAAAAATTGTTTGACCTAACTTTCAAtcaattaattcatcaaaaaatgggctcgtcacagtgccgcctcaagaaTGACATAacacacgaaatacgcaagccagctttaaaaaaaatgctctgGGTAGATAATAGAGTTGACctcctcgtatgtaaaagttgccaaggtttgcctattgtgagttttcgtcgattttttaattggtcGATTGAGGGGGTACTTTAACTTGAGTGGCGATCACGTGATCCACGTTGTGTCAGATAGTCAAGGTTTAATCAAAGGACACAGGAATAAACGCTTTAAATGGGAtgcgaaatttgtcgcaataattaaGCTTACAGACTCTGCAATGGGTCCAGCTAAAACAGCTTTACCAAGACTAAAGTTTTATGTCAAGCGCAGACTCTCTAGTAAATAACCCCCTCACCAAacctgggattcgaacccataaCCATAGCAACGGACTGGCGGCAAAGTCCACTGAGCTACGTACGTCGGTCCCCGCCCTAGTCTCAGTCTAAATCATGAAACAACGGgtgtcattctttctttatttggtgtttaacgtggttttcaaccacgaaggttatatcgcgacggggaaagggggggagatgggatagagccacttgttacttgtttcttgttcacaaaagcactaatcaaaaaattgctccaggggcttgcaacgtagtacaatatattacctta carries:
- the LOC138980931 gene encoding uncharacterized protein isoform X2, encoding MFQLKLKPVCCGTSAWDRPKQCASLITLLLGCCMLVFLHVLISSEFEDEAAYFSSLSLPEEDSKLPQMGIVLMENLPVTGTPRMPKRIHQTWKSDEIPHSLTEWVKSWTKNHPDWEYWLWTDKSARHLISDRHPSFLQTYDNYPHNIQRADALRYIVLYEFGGVYADLDMESLRPLDRLAWKYSCFLGQEPYAHPILDTNTHTLVINAIMACQPGHPFMKMVVDSLPDFAHMWSLFDATGPHFLSYVYKKYMRENQQLSPTHEDWVYLTPAEYFYPNRDPDKFSYFYRQCKNYEQLNPLQRAACHNLKKTPLEEKRMALAFTNHHWVHTYLFSVKVSLRQPVPMREIVPEMKLYPEDAPVK
- the LOC138980931 gene encoding uncharacterized protein isoform X1 — its product is MHWRGRVFQLKLKPVCCGTSAWDRPKQCASLITLLLGCCMLVFLHVLISSEFEDEAAYFSSLSLPEEDSKLPQMGIVLMENLPVTGTPRMPKRIHQTWKSDEIPHSLTEWVKSWTKNHPDWEYWLWTDKSARHLISDRHPSFLQTYDNYPHNIQRADALRYIVLYEFGGVYADLDMESLRPLDRLAWKYSCFLGQEPYAHPILDTNTHTLVINAIMACQPGHPFMKMVVDSLPDFAHMWSLFDATGPHFLSYVYKKYMRENQQLSPTHEDWVYLTPAEYFYPNRDPDKFSYFYRQCKNYEQLNPLQRAACHNLKKTPLEEKRMALAFTNHHWVHTYLFSVKVSLRQPVPMREIVPEMKLYPEDAPVK